From Microcystis aeruginosa NIES-2549, a single genomic window includes:
- a CDS encoding alpha/beta fold hydrolase has product MKTQIIDKTVTVRGVPHYYEWIRQSESAQKKPVMVFIHGWGGSGRYWRSTAAAICDRFDCLLYDMRGFGRSKLPEKSPDLSYDLEEYALDLALFLDSLEIEKIYLNSHSMGASVATFFITMYPERVVKAVLTCNGIFEYNKAAFAAFHKFGKYVVQFRYDWFLKVPFADQLFMARFLHRSIPKSERIAFLEDFLAADYEAALGTIYTSVSEKAVEIMPGKFAEIKVPTLLVSGEKDIIIPAKMGKMAADLNNNIQYVEMANTAHFPMLEDAPTYLQKLQDFLEIN; this is encoded by the coding sequence ATGAAAACTCAAATAATCGATAAAACAGTCACTGTCCGCGGTGTTCCCCACTATTACGAGTGGATTCGACAGTCGGAATCTGCCCAGAAAAAGCCAGTCATGGTGTTTATTCATGGTTGGGGAGGATCGGGACGCTATTGGCGATCGACGGCTGCGGCAATTTGCGATCGCTTTGATTGTTTATTGTACGATATGCGCGGTTTTGGTCGGTCTAAATTGCCGGAAAAATCCCCCGATCTTTCCTACGATTTAGAAGAATATGCCCTTGATTTAGCATTGTTTTTAGATAGTTTGGAAATTGAAAAAATCTATCTAAATAGTCACTCTATGGGGGCATCGGTGGCGACTTTTTTTATTACTATGTACCCCGAAAGAGTGGTCAAAGCAGTTTTAACCTGTAATGGCATTTTTGAGTATAATAAAGCGGCTTTTGCTGCCTTTCATAAATTCGGTAAGTATGTGGTACAGTTTCGTTATGATTGGTTTTTAAAAGTCCCTTTTGCCGATCAATTATTTATGGCGAGATTTTTGCATCGATCGATCCCAAAATCAGAAAGAATTGCTTTTTTAGAAGATTTTTTAGCGGCAGATTACGAGGCCGCCCTAGGCACAATTTATACATCTGTGAGTGAAAAGGCAGTGGAAATTATGCCTGGTAAATTTGCAGAGATTAAGGTACCAACTCTTTTAGTATCAGGGGAAAAAGATATTATTATCCCTGCCAAAATGGGCAAAATGGCGGCGGATTTGAATAATAATATCCAGTATGTGGAGATGGCTAATACCGCTCACTTTCCCATGTTAGAAGATGCCCCTACTTATCTACAAAAATTGCAAGATTTTTTAGAAATTAATTAG
- a CDS encoding peptidylprolyl isomerase, producing MSFYDVTDKYIEDKELRRQGGYLGVQRRQDLRPEISAAVFATKPPQLLKPIVKAKGISLILVEEIIQRNWMIST from the coding sequence ATGAGTTTCTATGATGTGACTGACAAGTATATTGAGGATAAAGAGTTACGCCGTCAGGGTGGATATTTGGGGGTACAGCGTCGCCAGGATTTAAGACCAGAAATATCTGCTGCTGTGTTTGCTACGAAACCTCCTCAGTTGCTTAAACCTATTGTGAAAGCTAAAGGGATAAGCTTGATTTTAGTGGAGGAAATTATACAGCGGAATTGGATGATAAGTACCTAA
- a CDS encoding helix-turn-helix domain-containing protein: MKSSQIGINFPNNSGRFLSAFQRKHLEKSLEKGLSKRHFQRIQIMLLADEGKTQTQICQELGCSHSTARHWITLAKSGQAHQWNIGPIGRPQTVDEECLQRLRKLVSQSPREVKVPHRDFSY, translated from the coding sequence ATGAAATCATCTCAAATTGGTATTAATTTTCCCAATAACTCTGGTCGATTTCTCAGTGCTTTTCAGAGAAAACACTTAGAAAAAAGCCTAGAAAAAGGGTTGTCTAAGCGCCATTTTCAACGAATTCAAATTATGCTGCTGGCAGATGAGGGTAAAACCCAAACCCAAATTTGCCAAGAGTTGGGCTGTTCCCATAGTACAGCACGCCATTGGATAACCCTCGCCAAGTCTGGTCAGGCTCACCAGTGGAATATTGGCCCAATTGGCAGACCTCAAACTGTAGACGAGGAATGCTTGCAGCGTTTGAGGAAGTTAGTCAGTCAAAGCCCTAGAGAAGTTAAAGTCCCTCACCGTGATTTTAGTTATTAG
- a CDS encoding transposase family protein has protein sequence MYLFVTEEPQNLCGQCFERSCPPVSKLSEEEQIVLMLVYLRHHLSFQILGLIFQVSESTAHNIFTYWQKLFEGELPPSLLEQIKKCQEEEIIIEQLRDYELIVDSAEQPVERPTDYQEQKIYYSGKQKRHTLKSQFIVLPKAEDIVDVVIGQPGPTSDIKICRQTLSKFDSQQTFIGDKAYLGENQIRTPDKKPKNGELTENQIKENKVLSSRRIFVEHLIRVVKVFKVVQERFRLNKSRYKSVLLTVCGLVRLRISALILEVIEGEQSGEVIDVIISHSFPSKLDFVSSNPD, from the coding sequence ATGTATCTGTTTGTAACTGAGGAGCCTCAAAACCTTTGTGGACAATGCTTTGAGAGGTCTTGTCCCCCTGTCAGTAAATTATCAGAAGAGGAACAAATTGTTCTAATGTTGGTTTATTTAAGACATCATCTAAGCTTTCAAATCTTAGGACTAATATTTCAAGTGAGTGAATCAACGGCTCATAATATCTTTACCTATTGGCAAAAACTTTTTGAAGGAGAGTTACCGCCAAGTTTGTTAGAACAAATAAAGAAGTGCCAAGAAGAGGAAATAATAATTGAACAATTAAGGGATTATGAGTTGATTGTCGATAGCGCAGAACAGCCCGTGGAGAGGCCGACCGATTATCAAGAACAAAAAATATATTATTCGGGAAAGCAAAAAAGACATACTTTAAAAAGTCAATTTATTGTCTTGCCAAAAGCTGAAGATATTGTTGATGTAGTTATTGGTCAACCTGGTCCGACGAGCGACATAAAAATCTGTCGGCAAACTTTAAGCAAATTCGATTCTCAACAAACTTTTATTGGAGATAAAGCTTACCTAGGAGAAAATCAAATCAGAACTCCTGATAAAAAACCTAAGAATGGAGAATTAACCGAGAATCAAATTAAAGAAAATAAAGTTTTATCATCTCGGCGAATTTTTGTTGAGCATTTAATTCGAGTTGTCAAAGTATTTAAAGTAGTTCAAGAAAGATTTAGATTAAATAAAAGTCGATATAAATCGGTTTTACTGACCGTTTGTGGCTTAGTAAGGTTGAGAATTAGTGCGCTAATTTTAGAAGTAATAGAAGGGGAGCAATCAGGGGAAGTAATTGACGTTATAATTAGCCATAGTTTTCCGTCAAAATTGGATTTTGTCTCTTCAAACCCTGATTAA